The Bacillus sp. Y1 genome has a window encoding:
- a CDS encoding bifunctional glycosyltransferase family 2/GtrA family protein, with protein MIIVIPAYEPNEKMLQLIKEVQQSSIYRVLIVNDGSSVECEGIFEQAAQRGCMVLTHEINQGKGAALKTAFSHIHTHYPNEEGIVCADCDGQHRWEDIQRVAEEIAVHPQTIVLGAREFVGEVPLKSLIGNKVTRTIFSLVAGYKINDTQTGLRGFSVDMLPWLIDIKGKRYEYEMNQLLEAKSDGYRISSMPIQTVYENNNKGSHFRPIYDSVLIYLPILKFSFSSVSCGLIDFFCFFLLHWLTNNLLFSVIGARVISSFINYVINKNIVFNRKKQSHIKPILKYYSLAGFILISNYLMISLFNDTGNLSLFTSKSFTEGILFMVSYYVQKKFIF; from the coding sequence ATGATTATTGTCATTCCTGCGTATGAACCAAACGAGAAAATGCTTCAGTTGATTAAAGAAGTCCAACAAAGCAGTATCTACCGTGTATTAATCGTAAATGACGGGAGTTCGGTGGAGTGTGAAGGTATTTTTGAACAGGCGGCACAAAGAGGCTGCATGGTTTTAACTCATGAGATAAACCAAGGGAAGGGAGCCGCTTTGAAAACAGCCTTTTCCCATATTCATACGCACTATCCAAATGAAGAGGGGATCGTGTGTGCCGATTGCGATGGGCAGCATCGTTGGGAAGATATTCAGCGTGTAGCAGAAGAGATAGCTGTTCATCCTCAAACCATTGTATTAGGGGCTAGGGAATTTGTAGGCGAAGTTCCATTAAAGAGTTTAATAGGAAATAAAGTAACAAGAACCATTTTCTCGTTGGTAGCTGGATATAAAATAAACGATACCCAGACGGGACTAAGAGGATTCTCAGTTGATATGCTTCCATGGCTGATTGACATTAAGGGGAAACGGTATGAATATGAGATGAACCAATTGCTAGAGGCGAAATCTGATGGTTATCGCATTTCTAGTATGCCTATTCAAACGGTCTATGAGAATAACAATAAAGGAAGTCATTTTCGCCCTATCTATGATTCCGTCCTAATCTACCTTCCTATATTAAAGTTTAGTTTTTCTTCGGTTTCTTGTGGATTAATTGATTTTTTCTGTTTCTTCTTGTTACATTGGCTGACGAATAATTTGTTATTCTCTGTAATTGGTGCGAGAGTAATCAGTTCCTTTATCAATTATGTAATAAACAAAAACATCGTTTTTAATAGAAAAAAACAATCTCATATAAAGCCGATACTTAAGTACTATAGCTTGGCTGGATTCATATTAATCAGTAACTATTTGATGATTTCTTTATTTAACGACACTGGTAATCTCTCACTTTTTACAAGTAAAAGCTTTACCGAAGGAATCCTGTTTATGGTCAGCTATTATGTACAGAAGAAGTTTATTTTTTAA
- a CDS encoding PhzF family phenazine biosynthesis protein, with protein sequence MKKIKAFHYDVFSKEVNKGNPAGVVIESGLSKEEMQQIALEIGFNETSFPIPSEKADLRIRYFTPGHEMNLCGHGTMATIYALKTKGLLDEREELTIETKAGILPIRIHSSANGDISITMKQAPPQFLEFTGSRKELAACLGMTEDHIETELPILYGSTGTWTLLVPIKKLADFKRMKPNNKMFPSILKDVPASSVHPFCLETYDPNAHMHARHFSSPYSGTIEDPVTGTASGVMGAYYARYIKNDPVQPLTLIVEQGQEIEKDGRVIVNVFHDDIEIIGHAVFVKELEVEIHNQS encoded by the coding sequence ATGAAAAAGATAAAAGCATTTCACTATGATGTTTTTAGTAAAGAAGTGAATAAAGGGAATCCAGCAGGGGTTGTTATTGAAAGCGGTCTTTCTAAAGAGGAAATGCAGCAAATTGCCTTAGAAATAGGTTTTAATGAAACCTCTTTTCCAATCCCATCAGAAAAAGCAGATCTTCGAATTCGTTATTTTACGCCTGGTCATGAAATGAACTTATGTGGTCATGGGACCATGGCGACGATATACGCCTTGAAAACAAAGGGGCTATTGGATGAAAGGGAAGAACTAACGATTGAAACAAAGGCTGGAATCTTACCTATACGAATTCATTCCTCAGCCAATGGAGATATCTCCATAACAATGAAACAGGCACCTCCTCAGTTTTTGGAATTTACGGGTTCGAGGAAGGAACTTGCTGCATGCCTTGGAATGACTGAAGATCATATTGAAACCGAATTACCGATATTATATGGTAGTACCGGCACTTGGACACTTTTAGTACCTATAAAAAAACTAGCCGACTTTAAAAGAATGAAGCCCAATAACAAGATGTTTCCTTCTATCTTAAAAGACGTGCCCGCATCATCGGTTCATCCTTTTTGCTTAGAAACCTATGATCCAAACGCTCATATGCATGCTCGACACTTCTCGTCACCATATTCGGGTACAATTGAGGATCCAGTAACCGGCACTGCCTCAGGAGTAATGGGAGCATACTATGCTAGATACATAAAAAATGATCCAGTTCAGCCTCTAACACTAATAGTTGAACAAGGACAAGAAATAGAAAAAGATGGTCGTGTAATAGTCAACGTTTTTCACGATGATATTGAAATCATTGGTCATGCTGTATTCGTCAAAGAGCTCGAGGTGGAAATCCATAACCAAAGTTAA
- a CDS encoding ABC transporter substrate-binding protein: MMLDRYLLTLRTQENSGKIKVEDIAKLLNLSTKQTRRKLHQWDKEGWISFSSGLGRGNASVLKWLRDVEMEYEKLFLQKLEAGAIEEVSKLLLLEWSVETKQRLMMAFQENFGFHQEEQDRLIIPRFNPFLTVHPLKAADTHSANLIANLYNRVVTLHADNSITPELAHTWEYNDRFLILYLRKDVAFHDGSIMKAEDIVETFRRMKNDDHYSKLWEPVTVIDSPAPLIVKLEFPRGCTYILQLLSLLTASIFKVSNGSLLGTGGFYLAENSEEKTVLSAFKQYFGRRPLLDCVEYIQVPREFEVIYYGANESDKVDTQKVESDSGFGIVVMNPYRNSDLSRKEVRDYIHMLIANHRHELSKVNSRISGNNEGCLFGISETYTMPNIPKPIFTQALKMQFVNYTSETSHWLKDKLEQEGIKVEVQEISFREAVYEPNIRLDTDLFIHGEIFEMNQTFSYFFFLKNSYSPLQLLTERNPKLQKHIQNYDHIPFENWNDKHMEIEQYLLSESLCIPLYYVKRRIPFSLSLMNIEIKHFGYVDLTKLWVKPRI; the protein is encoded by the coding sequence ATGATGTTGGATCGATATTTACTAACTCTGAGAACCCAGGAAAACTCTGGGAAAATAAAAGTAGAAGATATAGCCAAACTACTAAACTTAAGCACAAAGCAAACAAGGCGAAAGCTTCATCAGTGGGACAAGGAAGGGTGGATCTCATTTTCATCTGGACTTGGACGTGGCAATGCATCAGTCCTTAAATGGCTAAGGGATGTGGAAATGGAATATGAGAAGCTGTTTCTACAAAAGCTTGAGGCAGGAGCCATTGAGGAAGTTAGTAAACTCTTACTACTAGAGTGGTCGGTGGAAACCAAACAACGGTTAATGATGGCTTTTCAAGAGAATTTTGGCTTTCATCAAGAGGAGCAGGATCGCCTCATCATTCCGAGGTTCAATCCCTTTCTAACGGTACATCCACTTAAGGCAGCTGATACTCATAGTGCCAATCTAATTGCAAATTTATACAATCGGGTAGTTACATTACATGCAGATAACTCGATTACTCCCGAGCTTGCTCATACATGGGAATACAATGACCGTTTTTTAATTTTGTATTTAAGAAAGGATGTTGCTTTTCATGATGGCTCTATTATGAAAGCAGAGGACATAGTTGAAACCTTTCGGCGTATGAAAAACGATGATCATTATTCAAAACTATGGGAACCAGTGACTGTCATTGATAGCCCGGCTCCACTTATTGTAAAGCTAGAGTTTCCTAGGGGTTGTACCTACATCCTGCAACTATTAAGTCTTTTAACAGCAAGTATTTTTAAAGTGTCCAATGGTTCATTGCTTGGTACCGGGGGCTTTTATTTAGCGGAAAATTCCGAAGAGAAAACTGTTCTTTCCGCTTTTAAACAATACTTTGGACGGCGGCCACTACTTGATTGTGTGGAATATATTCAAGTTCCGAGAGAGTTTGAGGTAATCTACTATGGAGCGAATGAATCTGATAAAGTGGACACGCAAAAGGTAGAGAGTGATTCAGGCTTTGGTATTGTTGTGATGAATCCATATCGTAATTCCGATTTGAGTAGAAAGGAAGTACGTGACTATATTCATATGCTAATTGCCAACCATCGTCACGAACTGTCAAAAGTGAATTCACGGATTAGTGGGAACAATGAAGGTTGTCTATTCGGAATATCAGAGACTTATACAATGCCTAACATTCCAAAGCCAATATTCACTCAAGCCTTAAAGATGCAATTTGTGAACTATACAAGTGAAACATCTCACTGGCTAAAAGACAAATTGGAACAGGAGGGAATTAAGGTAGAAGTTCAGGAAATTTCCTTTCGAGAAGCCGTGTATGAGCCCAATATAAGATTAGATACGGATTTATTTATTCATGGAGAAATATTTGAAATGAATCAAACCTTTTCATATTTCTTTTTTCTGAAAAATAGTTACTCCCCTCTTCAGTTATTAACAGAAAGAAACCCAAAATTGCAAAAGCATATACAAAACTACGATCATATCCCTTTCGAAAACTGGAATGACAAGCATATGGAGATTGAACAGTATTTACTAAGTGAATCCCTATGTATCCCTTTATATTACGTTAAAAGGAGAATTCCCTTTTCGCTTAGTCTAATGAATATTGAAATTAAACATTTTGGATATGTAGACTTAACAAAGCTTTGGGTGAAGCCGCGTATTTAG
- a CDS encoding TRM11 family SAM-dependent methyltransferase translates to MNNTNENAQKYLYNYSCQEDEVELCALEMRSFFGQDSDDYIIESNIKIDPSRSPFIRDRIDIIFEGNRLEEIITKVKNLSPLKETYRVIFLKTFSLGKVGFEERRRVEREVALHVPGEPDLKHPDILFGIVEVNGKWVFGYYHKGEAIWLQHQTKPHGYSTALSTRVARAVANIAVPHPAGRKAIDPCCGIGTVLVEALSMGIDIVGSDVNPLILPGTRENIAHFGYHCEVLFRDIRKVTGSYDVAIIDMPYNLCSVISPQEQLELLQSAYSFAERIVIVTIEPIDSMIENAGFRIVDRCNVRKGTFTRQVIVGEK, encoded by the coding sequence ATGAATAATACAAACGAGAATGCGCAGAAATACCTTTACAATTATTCATGTCAAGAAGATGAAGTGGAACTCTGTGCCTTAGAGATGCGTTCTTTTTTTGGACAGGACTCTGACGATTATATAATAGAAAGTAATATAAAAATAGATCCAAGCAGAAGCCCGTTTATTCGGGATCGCATAGATATCATATTTGAAGGCAATAGGTTGGAAGAAATAATTACTAAGGTGAAAAATTTATCACCTTTAAAGGAAACCTATCGGGTCATTTTTTTGAAGACTTTTTCATTAGGAAAAGTAGGCTTTGAAGAGCGCAGAAGAGTGGAAAGGGAAGTAGCTCTTCATGTGCCAGGAGAGCCGGATCTAAAGCATCCTGACATCTTGTTCGGAATTGTAGAAGTTAATGGAAAATGGGTATTTGGTTATTATCATAAGGGTGAAGCTATATGGCTACAGCACCAAACAAAACCGCATGGCTATTCTACTGCTTTAAGTACTCGTGTCGCTAGAGCTGTCGCTAACATTGCCGTACCGCACCCTGCAGGAAGAAAAGCGATCGACCCATGCTGCGGCATAGGTACTGTACTCGTCGAGGCCTTATCTATGGGGATCGATATTGTTGGGAGCGATGTGAATCCCCTGATTCTTCCTGGAACACGTGAAAATATTGCCCATTTTGGGTACCATTGTGAAGTTCTATTTAGGGATATTCGAAAGGTAACGGGAAGCTATGATGTGGCGATTATTGATATGCCATATAATCTTTGTTCTGTTATCTCCCCACAAGAACAACTTGAATTGCTTCAAAGTGCCTATTCGTTTGCTGAGAGAATCGTGATTGTCACCATTGAACCAATTGATTCAATGATTGAAAACGCAGGGTTTCGTATTGTAGATCGCTGTAACGTTAGAAAAGGAACATTTACAAGACAGGTAATCGTTGGAGAAAAATAA
- a CDS encoding GNAT family N-acetyltransferase, translating into MDIRLDDLRGSEIAELIGDHLHSMTLHSPPESIHALDLEKLRKPDITFWSAWEGTELLGCAALKELNPHHGEVKSMKTSPKHLRKGVAKQLLVHLIEEAKRRGYKRISLETGSMEAFEAAKTLYTKFGFTYCEPFADYKEDLNSVFMTKEL; encoded by the coding sequence ATGGATATTAGACTTGATGATTTAAGAGGTTCGGAGATTGCTGAGTTAATAGGTGATCATCTACACAGCATGACATTACATTCTCCACCAGAAAGCATTCATGCGCTTGATTTAGAAAAATTAAGAAAACCAGATATAACGTTTTGGAGTGCATGGGAAGGTACGGAGTTGCTTGGTTGTGCAGCACTGAAAGAGCTTAATCCTCATCATGGGGAAGTGAAGTCAATGAAAACATCACCCAAACATTTGAGAAAAGGGGTAGCGAAGCAGTTACTTGTGCATCTGATTGAAGAAGCAAAGCGCCGTGGTTATAAAAGAATAAGTTTAGAAACAGGGTCAATGGAGGCGTTTGAAGCCGCCAAAACATTGTATACCAAGTTTGGGTTTACGTATTGTGAGCCGTTTGCTGATTACAAAGAAGATTTAAATAGTGTCTTTATGACAAAGGAATTGTAA
- a CDS encoding MDR family MFS transporter has translation MNWKYYPQNLKVRLITSFFNKAISSAVMPFMALFFAEHKGPVWAGLFLGANVFIGFISTLLGGYLSDRYRRKTVLILTSAISFLTFGLMTLSLLPDQKWIILFALSYMVFMAASSLGRPAMQAIIIDSTTTENRKAVYSLDYWITNLSMAIGAMLGGLFYLHHQLALFLVLTIVSASLPLVYGIWLQDSSVKQLEKRHRNMFIDLGSNYQIAFQDKPFVMAVVGGMCIYAAEFSLNSYIGVRLADEFRSVFIGSFEVAGVRMLSILNIQNMLLVVLLTFLVTKMTDRFDKKSALLFGLFLYAIGYTVITSANVWYVLITFNLIATIGELVYSPIANAEKANMMPEDKRGSYSAFSGLSFSGADLIARSTILLGAFLVPSMMSVYIGVILMIGTLLLYGGLFIFQTKKQKEALELSKTV, from the coding sequence ATGAATTGGAAGTACTATCCACAAAATTTAAAAGTGCGCCTAATCACATCTTTTTTTAACAAAGCTATTTCAAGCGCGGTTATGCCTTTTATGGCCCTCTTTTTCGCCGAGCATAAAGGACCTGTTTGGGCTGGATTATTTTTAGGGGCAAATGTTTTTATCGGTTTTATTAGTACACTTTTAGGTGGCTATTTATCGGATCGATACCGGAGGAAAACCGTACTTATACTTACTTCTGCCATAAGTTTTCTTACGTTCGGCTTAATGACCCTAAGTCTTTTACCTGACCAAAAATGGATCATCCTATTTGCTTTGAGTTACATGGTTTTCATGGCTGCTAGTAGCCTCGGGAGACCCGCGATGCAGGCAATAATCATAGACTCAACTACTACTGAAAATCGCAAAGCTGTTTATTCGTTAGATTATTGGATTACGAACTTATCAATGGCTATAGGGGCCATGCTTGGAGGGCTCTTTTATCTTCACCATCAGCTCGCTTTGTTTCTCGTTCTTACGATTGTCTCAGCAAGTTTACCTCTCGTATATGGAATTTGGCTACAAGATTCATCTGTGAAACAGTTGGAGAAAAGGCATCGTAACATGTTTATCGATTTGGGCTCTAATTATCAAATTGCTTTTCAAGATAAACCATTTGTGATGGCTGTTGTGGGAGGAATGTGCATTTATGCGGCAGAATTTTCACTAAACAGTTATATTGGCGTTCGTTTGGCGGACGAGTTTCGCTCTGTGTTTATTGGCAGTTTCGAGGTTGCAGGGGTTAGAATGTTAAGTATCTTAAACATTCAAAATATGCTTCTTGTTGTATTACTAACGTTTCTTGTTACAAAAATGACGGACAGATTTGATAAAAAAAGCGCACTGCTCTTTGGACTGTTCCTTTATGCAATCGGCTATACAGTCATTACATCGGCTAATGTCTGGTATGTGCTTATTACATTTAATCTGATAGCGACCATTGGAGAGCTTGTTTATTCTCCGATTGCGAATGCAGAAAAGGCTAACATGATGCCAGAGGATAAACGAGGTTCGTATTCTGCATTTTCTGGTCTTAGCTTTAGTGGAGCCGATTTAATTGCGAGATCAACGATATTACTTGGAGCATTTTTAGTACCCAGTATGATGAGTGTGTATATTGGGGTTATTTTGATGATTGGTACGCTGCTCCTATATGGTGGTTTATTTATTTTTCAGACTAAGAAACAAAAAGAAGCATTGGAACTAAGTAAAACTGTGTAA
- a CDS encoding SAM-dependent methyltransferase, whose translation MRRVEKSTKLDLDRIIFIGRTFEEYMNMFSLSLDEMRGKKILDCPAGACSFTAHGSDLGLNITACDIAYDHEVEQLKQKGIQDIEHAMLHMEKVKDNYIWDYYHDVDGLRQNRIKALNDCTKHMVNASEQYIPVVLPNLPFKNEEFDILLSANFLFMYADRLDYDFHKNTIDELLRVTKEEVRIFPLVDLEGKRYELLDKVIAHLMGKGLEVKEVKVSYEFQANSNTMLQISKKKG comes from the coding sequence TTGAGAAGAGTTGAGAAGAGTACAAAGTTAGATTTAGACAGAATTATTTTTATTGGGAGAACGTTTGAAGAGTATATGAACATGTTTTCATTATCTCTCGATGAAATGCGCGGTAAAAAAATTCTAGATTGTCCAGCCGGAGCATGTTCTTTTACAGCTCATGGAAGCGATTTAGGCTTAAATATAACAGCATGTGATATTGCTTACGACCATGAGGTTGAACAACTGAAACAAAAGGGAATACAAGATATTGAACATGCTATGCTACATATGGAGAAGGTAAAAGATAACTATATTTGGGACTACTATCATGATGTTGATGGTCTCCGGCAAAATCGTATAAAAGCATTAAATGATTGTACGAAGCATATGGTAAATGCTAGTGAACAATATATTCCTGTAGTTCTCCCGAATTTACCTTTTAAAAATGAAGAGTTTGATATTCTTCTTTCTGCCAACTTTTTATTTATGTATGCTGACCGCTTAGATTATGATTTTCATAAAAATACAATTGATGAGTTATTAAGAGTAACTAAAGAAGAAGTACGGATCTTTCCCCTTGTAGATTTAGAAGGAAAAAGATACGAACTCTTGGATAAAGTGATTGCACATTTAATGGGAAAAGGCTTGGAGGTTAAGGAAGTTAAGGTTTCATATGAGTTTCAAGCTAATTCTAATACCATGTTACAAATATCTAAGAAAAAGGGGTAA
- a CDS encoding LysE family translocator has translation MLTFIFVVLLLFLIPGPAVFLTITQTIKGGRKNGIVTGLGIAVGDFLHTLAAVLGLSAILMTSSFAFEIVKYMGSAYLVYLGIRAIIEKAHKVEPIDKRESNLNPNMSFRQAMLIELLNPKTSLFFLAFLPQFVKSGDTPVTIQLLVLGLTFVLMSITYTTSLVLVTSTIGNKLFAKTKKSAKWMGKVVGLVYIGLGIKLALQTQK, from the coding sequence ATGCTGACATTTATTTTTGTAGTTTTGTTGTTATTTTTAATTCCAGGTCCAGCAGTCTTTTTGACGATAACTCAAACCATAAAAGGTGGCAGGAAGAACGGAATTGTTACGGGACTAGGAATTGCCGTCGGGGATTTTCTTCACACATTAGCTGCGGTACTGGGTCTTTCCGCAATTTTGATGACCTCTTCATTTGCCTTTGAAATAGTAAAGTATATGGGTTCTGCATACTTAGTGTATTTAGGAATTCGTGCCATAATTGAAAAAGCTCATAAAGTGGAACCAATTGATAAAAGAGAAAGTAACCTAAATCCAAATATGTCATTTCGTCAGGCGATGTTAATCGAGTTGCTTAATCCAAAAACATCTCTATTTTTCTTGGCGTTTCTGCCTCAATTTGTTAAGAGTGGGGATACACCTGTCACAATTCAGTTGTTAGTCCTTGGCTTAACGTTTGTGTTAATGAGTATCACTTATACAACTAGTTTAGTGTTAGTAACAAGTACGATCGGTAATAAGCTCTTTGCAAAGACGAAGAAAAGTGCAAAATGGATGGGAAAAGTGGTTGGCTTAGTGTATATCGGTTTAGGAATTAAACTGGCGCTACAAACTCAGAAATAA
- a CDS encoding AAA family ATPase, producing MLLNRDTQYIREAYLKTEQIVSYDEFPLNLPIIRNFQDLIFHPNVTYIIGENGMGKSTLLEAIAIALGFNPEGGTLNFNFSSYDSHSNLDKYIRVVKGVNKAKDHFFFRAETFYNVATNIEELDKEPSSAPRIIDSFGGKSLHEQSHGESFFAAFTERFRGNGLYILDEPEAALSPLRQLSMLSRINELIKEGSQFIISTHSPILMAYPDSKIIQLTKEGMDEVKLEETYHYSIMKQFFEDRERLLHHLFNE from the coding sequence ATGTTGTTAAACCGGGATACCCAATACATTCGAGAGGCATATTTAAAAACAGAGCAAATTGTTTCATATGATGAGTTTCCTCTGAATTTACCCATCATCCGGAATTTTCAGGATTTAATTTTTCATCCGAATGTTACTTATATCATTGGTGAAAATGGAATGGGAAAATCAACTTTGCTTGAGGCCATTGCCATTGCCTTAGGATTTAATCCAGAGGGCGGGACTTTAAACTTTAATTTTTCAAGTTATGATTCACACTCAAATCTGGACAAATATATACGAGTCGTGAAGGGAGTTAATAAGGCAAAGGATCATTTTTTCTTCCGAGCAGAAACCTTCTATAATGTGGCCACCAACATAGAGGAATTAGACAAAGAACCTTCTTCAGCTCCAAGAATTATTGATTCCTTTGGCGGTAAATCCCTTCACGAACAATCACATGGCGAATCATTTTTCGCAGCATTCACTGAACGTTTCCGAGGGAACGGTTTATATATCCTTGACGAGCCGGAAGCAGCTTTATCACCTCTAAGACAACTCTCCATGTTATCGAGAATCAATGAGCTAATTAAAGAAGGATCTCAATTTATTATATCAACACATTCACCTATATTAATGGCTTATCCCGATTCAAAAATCATTCAATTGACCAAAGAGGGAATGGATGAAGTTAAATTGGAAGAAACCTATCATTATTCGATTATGAAACAGTTTTTTGAAGATAGGGAGCGGTTGCTTCACCATCTTTTTAATGAGTGA
- a CDS encoding YolD-like family protein → MFLKKLSVNKLISIDYYSNGSLKTIKGRVYKLDLIKQSLLLKDETHKPFTIQLSGIRHIY, encoded by the coding sequence ATGTTTTTAAAAAAGCTATCAGTAAATAAGTTAATTTCAATTGATTATTATTCTAATGGTTCCTTGAAAACTATTAAAGGACGTGTTTACAAGCTCGATCTAATCAAACAGTCCCTGTTGCTTAAAGATGAAACACACAAACCATTTACTATTCAATTATCAGGTATCAGGCATATTTATTAA
- a CDS encoding ferritin produces the protein MNEELQKLMNNLIQIEHVSSTLYLAMSAYMGKMNFTGMASWLRLQSEEERTHMLTLVDYVVNKDGTVTLHGIPTQPSDFGTPLETFQKVLEHEQFVTNSYRQAFTYVNQVDPQAAVIIQDFLREQIDEEAQSQTIVNRLKIAENNPSALLLVDQELGQRKNGGGAVAPAAG, from the coding sequence ATGAATGAGGAACTTCAGAAGCTAATGAATAATTTGATTCAAATTGAGCATGTTTCTTCTACACTGTATCTTGCCATGTCAGCATATATGGGCAAAATGAACTTCACCGGTATGGCAAGCTGGCTTCGTTTACAATCAGAAGAAGAAAGGACTCATATGCTTACATTGGTTGATTATGTAGTAAATAAGGACGGGACGGTTACGCTTCATGGAATTCCTACACAACCGAGTGATTTCGGAACACCGTTAGAGACTTTTCAAAAAGTATTAGAGCATGAACAGTTCGTGACTAATTCATATCGCCAGGCATTTACTTATGTAAATCAAGTTGATCCGCAAGCAGCCGTGATAATTCAAGATTTCCTAAGGGAACAAATAGATGAGGAAGCACAAAGCCAAACCATTGTTAATCGCTTGAAAATTGCAGAAAATAATCCCTCAGCTTTATTATTGGTTGATCAGGAGCTAGGACAAAGGAAAAATGGTGGAGGAGCAGTAGCACCTGCTGCAGGTTAA
- a CDS encoding group I truncated hemoglobin: protein MEQTLYEKVGGEEAIAKVVDYFYSELVLKDDSVNHFFKGTDMEKQRRHQTKFISFALGGPNQYSGQSMAKAHEGMNLQPAHFDAIAKHLHDALAHFGVSEADIDTALTKVASLRDDIIYK from the coding sequence ATGGAACAAACACTTTACGAAAAAGTTGGCGGAGAAGAGGCAATTGCAAAGGTAGTAGACTATTTTTATTCTGAGTTAGTTCTTAAAGATGATTCCGTTAATCATTTTTTTAAGGGCACCGATATGGAAAAACAGCGTCGCCATCAAACCAAATTTATTAGCTTTGCTTTAGGTGGTCCAAATCAATATTCGGGACAATCAATGGCAAAAGCCCATGAAGGGATGAATTTGCAACCAGCTCATTTTGATGCGATTGCAAAGCATCTCCACGATGCGCTTGCTCATTTTGGTGTTAGCGAAGCAGACATCGATACGGCTTTAACAAAAGTAGCATCGCTTAGAGATGACATTATTTATAAATGA
- a CDS encoding exonuclease domain-containing protein, whose product MDFIAIDFEIANNRMSSACSLGMVFVKDNQIVDEKYFLIQPPTLTFLEETTKIHGLTVEDVKYERKFNEIWEEIKHHFEGATIIAHNAQFDMSVLHCCLMEYSLEIPEFEFICSIPLSAKACREKVGNSLVERLHHFDIILENHHNALHDARACAELVTTCVTVKNKKSLQSYCKTYRSIPIKKFSELKPQTYFKQKKKKKSFAKVVISEISANVQTFNEEHPFFGKNIVFTGELKLDRKDAMQKVVNAGGTIKSGVSGKTHYLIVGKQDKMIVGASGISTKEEKAYALIEKGTAIKVIGEEEFVDLLGS is encoded by the coding sequence ATGGATTTTATTGCGATAGATTTTGAAATTGCGAACAATAGGATGAGTAGCGCTTGTTCACTAGGAATGGTCTTTGTTAAGGATAATCAAATTGTCGATGAGAAATATTTCTTAATCCAACCTCCAACCTTAACATTTCTCGAGGAAACAACAAAAATCCATGGTTTGACCGTGGAGGATGTAAAGTATGAAAGGAAGTTCAATGAGATTTGGGAGGAGATCAAACACCATTTCGAAGGAGCGACTATTATTGCTCATAATGCTCAATTTGACATGAGTGTTCTCCACTGCTGTTTGATGGAATATTCTCTTGAAATCCCTGAGTTTGAATTTATTTGCAGCATTCCTCTGAGTGCGAAGGCTTGCAGAGAAAAGGTAGGGAATTCTTTAGTAGAAAGGTTACATCATTTTGATATCATTCTAGAAAATCATCACAATGCCTTGCACGATGCAAGAGCTTGCGCGGAATTAGTTACCACTTGTGTAACAGTAAAAAATAAAAAATCACTTCAATCGTATTGTAAAACCTATCGTAGTATTCCAATTAAGAAGTTTTCTGAGCTAAAACCACAAACGTATTTTAAACAGAAAAAGAAGAAAAAGTCTTTTGCAAAAGTGGTTATTTCAGAGATTTCTGCCAATGTTCAAACCTTTAATGAAGAGCATCCTTTTTTCGGAAAGAATATTGTTTTTACCGGAGAATTGAAGCTTGATCGTAAGGATGCGATGCAAAAAGTGGTCAATGCAGGTGGTACGATTAAAAGTGGAGTAAGCGGAAAAACCCACTATTTAATTGTCGGAAAACAGGACAAAATGATCGTAGGGGCTAGTGGAATTAGCACCAAGGAAGAAAAGGCATATGCTTTAATTGAAAAAGGCACGGCGATAAAAGTAATTGGTGAGGAAGAGTTTGTGGACTTATTGGGGAGTTAA